From the Crateriforma spongiae genome, one window contains:
- a CDS encoding arsenate reductase ArsC: protein MKRTTVLFLCTGNSARSQMAEGFLRELAGDRFDAQSAGLAPVGLNPLAVQVMAEVGVDISSQESKSLKGFLRKNEAQYVIFVCDKAEKSCPEIWPFATATMCWPFPDPAAVQGDAEDSLEAFRRVRDQVRASIESWLATDPESSATAAHKSKTTTCEED, encoded by the coding sequence ATGAAACGAACAACCGTGTTGTTCCTGTGTACGGGCAACTCTGCACGCAGCCAGATGGCCGAAGGGTTTCTTCGCGAATTGGCGGGTGACCGTTTCGACGCACAAAGTGCCGGGCTCGCACCGGTCGGATTGAACCCTTTGGCCGTTCAAGTCATGGCAGAAGTGGGCGTCGACATTTCGTCCCAGGAATCCAAATCATTGAAGGGTTTTTTGCGCAAGAACGAGGCGCAGTACGTGATCTTCGTTTGCGACAAGGCGGAAAAGTCTTGCCCCGAAATTTGGCCCTTCGCCACGGCAACGATGTGTTGGCCGTTCCCCGATCCCGCCGCCGTTCAGGGCGACGCCGAAGATTCTCTAGAGGCGTTTCGCCGAGTCCGTGATCAAGTCCGCGCATCGATCGAGTCTTGGTTGGCAACCGACCCGGAATCGTCCGCCACTGCCGCACACAAATCCAAAACGACGACCTGTGAAGAAGATTGA
- a CDS encoding ArsR/SmtB family transcription factor: MKRKTRKQYEARAKIAKALAHPSRLLILDLLQERERCVGELTEAVEADQSTVSKHLAVLRDVGLVEVRKEGASSYYRVACDCLGGFFACMESVLRSDIRDRQSTLK, from the coding sequence ATGAAGCGAAAAACTCGAAAGCAATACGAAGCGCGGGCAAAGATCGCCAAGGCGCTTGCCCATCCCAGTCGATTACTGATTCTGGATCTGCTTCAGGAGCGGGAGCGATGCGTGGGCGAATTGACCGAAGCGGTGGAGGCTGACCAGTCGACGGTGTCCAAGCATTTGGCCGTGCTGCGTGACGTGGGTTTGGTGGAAGTCCGCAAGGAAGGGGCATCCAGTTATTACCGCGTCGCCTGCGATTGCCTGGGAGGCTTTTTTGCGTGCATGGAATCGGTGCTGCGGTCGGACATCCGCGACCGTCAGTCGACTTTGAAGTAG